The Kitasatospora setae KM-6054 genome contains a region encoding:
- a CDS encoding DUF3825 domain-containing protein: MEQLAAQGGSLMSPFHGVVKWFEPAHERGFIRSNLPDGEEFDAIVYRSSIADPRYETLVPTERVEFEIQETPSGLRKAIQVQSLIPSNGRERGEVVDFSHLEGNGYILADGSTDPVMVERDSIMGAKMHEKTLEAGERVEFKRKSNFATAVKRLHATSRLYRWAVMGKESDWLAALRRIAAQEEGDWNYSVHPSHQKYPVLKSYLKYTFKQLEEEAAYGAHTFAISGQGENQLAAFNTGLETEYYTPIYAMFRLNDSPAAPSLDVHRPDWKLEGFFQESDGPFRRAFGGSPPIQATYYTDLTDLLFYPDRRRSLDKEHIVKDNLKRFPEYIWRDKPLQQAREEAVSYLEAMWVKTMRRVERNYKVAVPQYYCGQLQLLLPLYLLDGKSADLAAVASHCFDDSGNPYYDVATALTLDQAYNNARLLTKPDKDWLRP; the protein is encoded by the coding sequence ATGGAGCAGTTGGCCGCCCAAGGAGGCTCGCTGATGTCGCCATTCCATGGTGTTGTGAAGTGGTTTGAACCTGCCCACGAACGGGGCTTCATTAGGTCAAATCTTCCAGATGGCGAAGAGTTCGATGCAATCGTTTATCGATCCTCCATCGCGGACCCGAGATATGAGACTCTTGTCCCAACAGAGAGAGTCGAATTTGAAATACAGGAAACCCCCAGCGGCCTCCGAAAAGCCATACAAGTCCAGTCGCTCATTCCCAGCAATGGACGCGAACGCGGCGAAGTAGTAGATTTCAGTCACCTTGAGGGAAATGGCTATATTCTGGCGGATGGAAGCACTGATCCTGTTATGGTCGAGCGGGACAGCATAATGGGCGCAAAGATGCACGAGAAAACCCTAGAGGCAGGGGAGCGCGTCGAGTTCAAGCGTAAATCAAACTTCGCCACAGCGGTAAAACGCCTGCACGCGACAAGTCGACTTTACCGATGGGCCGTGATGGGAAAAGAATCCGATTGGCTCGCAGCACTTAGAAGGATAGCCGCGCAAGAGGAGGGCGACTGGAATTACTCAGTCCACCCGAGCCATCAAAAATACCCGGTCCTGAAGAGCTATCTCAAGTACACTTTCAAACAGCTAGAAGAAGAAGCGGCCTACGGTGCGCATACATTCGCAATTTCCGGTCAGGGCGAGAATCAACTAGCCGCCTTCAATACCGGCCTTGAGACGGAGTACTACACACCCATCTATGCAATGTTCAGGCTGAACGATTCGCCTGCAGCTCCCAGCTTGGATGTACACAGGCCAGACTGGAAACTAGAGGGATTCTTTCAAGAGTCCGATGGGCCTTTCCGTCGCGCGTTCGGCGGCTCTCCTCCCATACAGGCCACCTACTACACCGACCTAACCGATCTTCTCTTTTATCCAGATCGCCGACGATCGCTAGACAAAGAACACATAGTAAAGGACAACCTGAAGCGATTCCCGGAGTACATCTGGAGAGATAAGCCTCTCCAGCAGGCGCGCGAAGAGGCCGTCTCCTACTTGGAAGCCATGTGGGTCAAGACGATGAGGAGGGTGGAGCGGAACTACAAGGTTGCCGTACCGCAATACTATTGCGGACAACTTCAACTACTACTCCCCCTATATCTACTGGACGGAAAGAGTGCCGACCTAGCAGCGGTCGCTAGCCACTGCTTCGATGATTCCGGAAATCCGTACTATGACGTAGCCACCGCACTCACTCTCGATCAGGCATATAATAATGCGCGCCTATTGACAAAGCCGGACAAGGATTGGCTTAGGCCCTAA